One genomic window of Herpetosiphonaceae bacterium includes the following:
- a CDS encoding sugar transferase: protein MKNNRWSGNRSLLLRESLYAWILLLLNVILFTVIAILLSLVIASQQMVVVIALSIVIPIMIYVHLALYKRDYSLGFIKRVDRSVYMAQWRTVRREYYLAKRIFDVLIATLVFPLFLIIFAVCALLLKIEAPGGPILMRREGIGQGGRRFKIYTFRTMMPDLAMRLTDAASWGSPLPAFKLRDDPRITRVGKFLRRTGLDQLPQLINVLRGDISFVGIEPEVVSHQPMLLLHNEFPLVQPGLTGFWRIYEGRSLSIDERLRLEVAYITTASFWLDMKILWWTLGSLAFGQDWAIARVERERGRNEPGREEESSGVRSLPPR, encoded by the coding sequence ATGAAGAATAATCGCTGGTCTGGTAATAGAAGCTTACTTCTGCGAGAATCGCTCTATGCCTGGATTCTGCTGCTCCTGAATGTTATCCTTTTTACGGTGATCGCGATTCTTCTATCGCTCGTTATAGCTAGTCAACAGATGGTTGTGGTCATAGCATTATCGATTGTTATTCCTATCATGATATACGTCCATCTTGCTTTGTATAAAAGAGATTACTCGCTTGGTTTCATTAAGCGCGTAGATCGATCTGTGTACATGGCACAATGGCGAACTGTGAGACGTGAATATTACCTAGCTAAACGAATATTCGACGTGTTGATTGCTACACTCGTGTTTCCATTGTTCCTGATCATCTTCGCGGTCTGCGCACTGCTCTTGAAGATCGAAGCGCCAGGTGGGCCGATCCTCATGCGCCGGGAAGGGATCGGCCAGGGTGGACGACGGTTCAAGATCTACACATTCCGCACGATGATGCCGGATCTTGCGATGAGGCTCACCGATGCGGCATCTTGGGGATCTCCTCTGCCTGCTTTTAAGCTTAGGGACGACCCACGGATCACCCGCGTCGGCAAGTTTTTGCGGAGAACGGGCCTGGATCAACTGCCACAGTTGATTAATGTGCTGCGGGGTGACATCAGCTTCGTAGGGATAGAACCTGAAGTTGTGTCGCATCAGCCAATGCTTTTACTGCACAACGAATTTCCGCTTGTACAGCCAGGTCTAACCGGATTCTGGCGCATCTATGAGGGAAGATCCCTTTCTATCGATGAGCGGCTGCGCCTTGAAGTGGCCTATATCACAACAGCGTCCTTCTGGCTTGACATGAAGATCCTTTGGTGGACGCTCGGCAGCCTCGCTTTTGGTCAGGACTGGGCTATCGCCAGGGTTGAGCGCGAGCGAGGTCGGAATGAACCGGGCCGCGAGGAAGAGAGCAGCGGTGTCAGATCGCTACCTCCTCGGTAA
- a CDS encoding 2-oxoacid:ferredoxin oxidoreductase subunit beta: MTTAAKPGGPPAPKATVNKAGLSKPDYRGLPSTLCAGCGHDSIASQIIQSAFELSLKPHQIIKLSGIGCSSKSPAYFLSRSHGINVVHGRMPSIATGAMLANRNMLAIGVSGDGDTGSIGLGQYKHMLRRNVPMVYIIENNGVYGLTKGQFSATADLGQKLKYAGTNELMPIDLCLEAIIAECGFVARSFAGDAKQVRELLKAAMSYNGTAVLDIISPCVTFNNHAESTKSYTFGKEHEEILQDINFVQAYEEIEVDYEPGSVQEVKLHDGPTILLRKVEARKGGKGEQEGTQATNGEVRYHDPTDKLAALRLLEEAREKQEFITGLLYINESRPTLLDLERLPETALIAMSEEQLRPSREAFAAALAEFA; the protein is encoded by the coding sequence ATGACAACTGCTGCTAAGCCGGGCGGCCCTCCCGCCCCGAAGGCAACTGTCAATAAAGCCGGTCTTTCCAAGCCGGATTACCGTGGTCTGCCATCGACGCTCTGCGCGGGCTGCGGCCATGATTCGATCGCCAGCCAGATCATCCAGTCGGCCTTCGAGCTGTCGCTCAAGCCGCACCAGATCATCAAGCTGAGCGGCATCGGCTGCTCGTCGAAGTCGCCCGCGTATTTTCTCAGCCGCTCGCACGGCATCAACGTGGTCCACGGGCGCATGCCCTCGATCGCCACGGGCGCGATGCTCGCCAACCGTAACATGCTGGCGATCGGCGTCTCGGGCGACGGCGATACGGGCTCGATCGGACTGGGACAGTACAAGCATATGCTGCGCCGCAACGTGCCGATGGTCTATATCATTGAGAATAACGGCGTCTATGGCCTGACCAAGGGCCAGTTCTCGGCGACCGCCGACCTGGGCCAGAAGCTCAAGTATGCCGGGACCAACGAGCTGATGCCGATCGATCTGTGCCTTGAGGCGATCATCGCCGAGTGCGGCTTTGTCGCGCGCTCCTTCGCGGGCGACGCCAAGCAGGTCCGCGAGCTGCTGAAGGCTGCGATGAGCTACAACGGCACGGCGGTGCTCGATATTATCAGCCCGTGCGTCACCTTCAACAACCACGCCGAGTCGACCAAGAGCTACACCTTCGGCAAGGAGCACGAAGAGATCTTGCAAGACATCAATTTCGTGCAGGCCTACGAGGAGATCGAGGTCGATTACGAGCCCGGGTCGGTGCAGGAGGTCAAGCTGCACGACGGCCCCACGATCCTGCTGCGCAAGGTCGAGGCGCGTAAGGGTGGCAAGGGCGAGCAAGAGGGCACCCAGGCGACCAACGGCGAGGTGCGCTATCACGATCCGACCGATAAGCTGGCGGCGCTCCGGCTGCTGGAGGAGGCTCGCGAGAAGCAGGAGTTCATCACCGGCCTGCTCTACATCAACGAGTCGCGTCCGACGCTGCTCGATCTTGAGCGTCTGCCCGAAACAGCATTGATCGCGATGTCGGAGGAGCAGCTTCGTCCGTCGCGCGAGGCGTTCGCGGCGGCGCTGGCCGAGTTCGCGTAG
- a CDS encoding GYD domain-containing protein produces METYVILAKPTEKGRQDIHGIAERRQKNIEDLKQNGINVVADYALMGDYDFLYVVEAPDNRTIMEQIVKNSRAGTLVFHTMAALPLDQFAGIARNTRHT; encoded by the coding sequence ATGGAAACGTACGTCATCCTGGCGAAGCCGACCGAAAAGGGACGGCAAGACATCCACGGCATTGCGGAGCGTCGGCAGAAGAACATCGAGGATCTCAAGCAGAATGGTATTAACGTTGTTGCGGACTACGCGCTGATGGGCGATTACGATTTTCTCTACGTCGTCGAGGCTCCCGATAATCGCACGATCATGGAGCAGATCGTCAAGAACTCGCGGGCCGGCACGCTCGTGTTTCACACGATGGCGGCGCTGCCGCTGGATCAGTTCGCCGGGATTGCCCGCAACACTAGACACACGTAG
- a CDS encoding TIGR03557 family F420-dependent LLM class oxidoreductase, producing the protein MGTLGYAAMFEQFTPSDLLRYCELAEEQGFAAVMASDHFHPWTPQQGQSGFVWAWMGALGERTRQRFGTGVTPPGYRYHPAIIAQAAATLEAMYPGRFWLGLGAGEALNEHIIGEYWPEPPVRLDRLMESIEVIQKLLTGKVTKYSGKYIKLESARLYTLPAAPPPIYVATSGPIMSERTGRLCDGIITVGAADEKINMLMQRFEKGAREAGKDPAEMPRIIQLHVSWAATQEQAEQNAVKEWPNGGMPFPKGDIRNPEDFEAMAKFVRIENFKNRVLISPDLQEHVAHIQHFIDLGFTEVYIHNVGRNQEEFIAAYGREVVPNLRWQAAR; encoded by the coding sequence ATGGGCACACTAGGTTACGCGGCGATGTTCGAGCAGTTCACGCCCAGCGATCTGCTGCGCTACTGCGAGCTGGCGGAAGAGCAGGGCTTTGCTGCAGTGATGGCTTCGGATCATTTTCATCCCTGGACGCCGCAGCAGGGCCAGAGCGGGTTCGTCTGGGCCTGGATGGGCGCGCTTGGCGAGCGCACGCGGCAGCGCTTCGGCACGGGCGTGACACCGCCGGGCTATCGCTACCATCCCGCGATCATCGCGCAGGCGGCGGCGACGCTTGAGGCGATGTATCCGGGCCGCTTCTGGCTTGGCCTCGGCGCGGGCGAGGCGCTCAACGAGCATATTATCGGCGAGTACTGGCCGGAGCCGCCCGTGCGCCTTGACCGGCTGATGGAGTCGATCGAGGTGATCCAGAAGCTCCTGACCGGCAAAGTCACCAAGTACAGCGGCAAGTACATCAAGCTCGAAAGCGCGCGGCTCTACACGCTGCCTGCCGCGCCGCCGCCGATCTACGTCGCAACCTCAGGGCCGATCATGAGCGAGCGGACCGGGCGGCTGTGCGACGGGATTATCACCGTGGGCGCGGCGGACGAGAAGATCAACATGCTGATGCAGCGCTTCGAGAAGGGCGCGCGCGAGGCCGGGAAAGATCCGGCGGAGATGCCGCGCATCATCCAGTTGCACGTCTCATGGGCTGCTACGCAGGAACAGGCCGAGCAGAACGCAGTGAAGGAGTGGCCCAACGGCGGCATGCCCTTTCCCAAGGGCGACATTCGCAATCCCGAAGACTTCGAGGCGATGGCAAAGTTTGTGCGCATCGAGAACTTCAAGAACCGCGTGCTGATCTCGCCCGATCTGCAAGAGCACGTGGCGCACATCCAGCATTTTATCGATCTCGGCTTTACCGAGGTGTATATCCATAACGTCGGGCGCAACCAGGAGGAGTTCATCGCGGCGTACGGGCGCGAGGTGGTGCCCAATCTGCGCTGGCAGGCAGCCCGGTAG
- a CDS encoding nitroreductase/quinone reductase family protein: protein MEPATELQPYADEDFCYLTTVGRVSGRPHEIEMWFALGGTTLYMLAGYRDRADWVKNIRQQPSVQVRIRERMFVGRGRIVDETSDEAIQARLLVGPKYNEWQPGQPRSGWTWEALPVAVDLDVT from the coding sequence GTGGAGCCAGCGACGGAGCTACAGCCCTACGCCGACGAAGATTTTTGCTACCTGACCACCGTCGGTCGTGTCTCCGGCAGGCCGCACGAGATCGAGATGTGGTTTGCGCTCGGCGGCACGACGCTCTATATGCTGGCAGGCTATCGCGACCGCGCGGATTGGGTCAAAAACATCCGACAGCAGCCATCGGTTCAGGTGCGGATTCGCGAGCGTATGTTTGTTGGCCGGGGGCGGATCGTAGACGAGACGAGCGACGAGGCGATCCAGGCTCGCCTGCTGGTTGGCCCGAAGTATAACGAGTGGCAGCCGGGACAGCCCAGGAGCGGCTGGACCTGGGAGGCGCTGCCTGTGGCCGTCGATCTTGACGTAACGTGA
- the cofE gene encoding coenzyme F420-0:L-glutamate ligase: MASELRIIGIDGIGEVQHGDDLIVAIQRGLRVSEVQLVPGDILVVTHKIVSKAEGRLVDLQTVEPSPFAQQWAARYDKDPRQIEVVLREAARIVRMDRGILIAETRHGFICANAGVDASNVPGADLVCLLPVDPDASARGLAQTLEEQLGFAVPVIITDSFGRPWRDGVVNIAIGVAGLEPLADYRGQRDPYGYLMSASVLAVADELAAAAELAMGKVDQRPVAVVRGYPYTRGDGSGRQLVMAPDRDMFR; encoded by the coding sequence GTGGCTTCAGAATTGCGGATCATCGGTATCGACGGCATTGGCGAGGTTCAGCACGGCGATGATCTGATCGTCGCTATCCAGCGCGGGCTGCGCGTCTCGGAGGTGCAGCTCGTGCCCGGCGACATCCTGGTTGTCACCCATAAAATCGTGAGCAAAGCCGAGGGGCGGCTGGTCGATCTTCAGACGGTCGAGCCGTCGCCCTTTGCGCAGCAGTGGGCCGCGCGCTACGACAAAGATCCGCGCCAGATCGAGGTGGTGCTGCGCGAGGCCGCGCGGATCGTGCGTATGGATCGCGGCATTCTGATCGCAGAGACGCGCCACGGCTTTATCTGCGCCAACGCGGGCGTCGATGCCTCGAACGTACCCGGCGCGGATCTGGTCTGTCTGCTGCCGGTCGATCCCGACGCCTCGGCGCGCGGCCTGGCGCAGACACTTGAGGAGCAGCTTGGCTTTGCCGTTCCCGTCATCATCACCGACTCGTTCGGACGGCCCTGGCGCGACGGCGTGGTCAATATCGCGATCGGCGTGGCGGGCCTTGAGCCGCTGGCCGATTATCGTGGGCAGCGCGATCCGTACGGCTACCTGATGAGCGCAAGCGTGCTGGCGGTCGCCGATGAGCTGGCTGCCGCTGCCGAGCTGGCGATGGGCAAAGTCGATCAGCGTCCGGTCGCCGTGGTGCGTGGCTACCCGTACACGCGCGGAGACGGATCGGGACGGCAATTGGTGATGGCTCCTGATCGGGATATGTTTCGGTAG
- a CDS encoding nitroreductase family protein — MDDRLALPDRSSLAFDDIIRGRRSVRQYQPRPVQREMIMQVIDAARWAPSPHGRMPWRFVVLTQPERKTHLAEAMAREWQHNLEMDRQPPEIVAVRLRKSKARVEGAPVVIVPCLYLQDLDHYPDAARQQAETTMAIQSLGAAVQNMLLTAYQLGLDTGWMCAPLFCPDVVVRALDLDPALIPQALIMLGYAATDPQRRERLPIDTIIAQWD, encoded by the coding sequence GTGGATGATAGACTAGCTCTACCTGATCGATCCTCGCTGGCCTTCGACGATATTATTCGCGGACGGCGCTCGGTACGGCAGTATCAGCCGCGTCCGGTGCAGCGCGAGATGATCATGCAGGTGATCGACGCGGCGCGCTGGGCACCCTCGCCGCATGGCCGCATGCCGTGGCGCTTCGTGGTGCTGACGCAGCCGGAGCGCAAGACCCATCTGGCCGAAGCGATGGCACGGGAATGGCAGCACAACCTTGAAATGGATCGGCAGCCGCCGGAGATCGTCGCGGTGCGGCTGCGGAAGTCGAAGGCGCGCGTGGAGGGAGCGCCGGTAGTGATCGTTCCATGCCTCTACTTGCAGGATCTCGATCACTATCCCGACGCCGCGCGCCAGCAGGCCGAGACGACGATGGCTATCCAAAGCCTGGGCGCAGCCGTCCAAAACATGCTGCTGACGGCTTACCAGCTCGGCCTCGACACCGGCTGGATGTGCGCGCCGCTGTTCTGCCCGGACGTGGTGGTGCGGGCGCTCGACCTCGATCCGGCGCTGATACCGCAGGCATTGATCATGCTCGGCTATGCTGCGACCGATCCGCAGCGCCGCGAGCGCTTGCCGATCGATACGATCATCGCGCAGTGGGATTGA
- a CDS encoding SRPBCC family protein, with amino-acid sequence MPMAEKTMIVHAPVSDVYQFWTQFDRFPEFMSNIKQVTKTGERLSHWVASGPLGMSVEWDAETTMLEPNKRIAWNSRDNGDITTSGQVTFTELGNDQTEIHVVLKYDPPAGVVGDAVAKLFSNPQSQLEEDLERFKTMINQQRTYQGREPESKQRGAGSK; translated from the coding sequence ATGCCAATGGCCGAAAAGACCATGATTGTTCATGCTCCGGTATCCGATGTATATCAGTTCTGGACTCAGTTCGATCGCTTTCCTGAGTTTATGAGCAACATCAAGCAGGTGACAAAGACCGGCGAGCGGCTGTCGCACTGGGTGGCAAGCGGGCCGCTGGGCATGAGCGTCGAGTGGGACGCCGAGACGACGATGCTTGAGCCGAACAAGCGCATCGCGTGGAATAGCCGCGACAACGGCGACATCACCACGTCGGGACAGGTCACGTTCACCGAGCTAGGCAACGATCAGACCGAGATCCACGTGGTGCTGAAATACGATCCGCCCGCAGGCGTGGTCGGCGATGCCGTCGCCAAGCTCTTCAGCAACCCGCAGAGCCAGCTTGAGGAAGACCTTGAGCGCTTCAAGACGATGATCAATCAGCAGCGTACCTATCAGGGCCGCGAGCCTGAGTCGAAGCAGCGCGGCGCTGGCTCGAAGTAG
- a CDS encoding 2-oxoacid:acceptor oxidoreductase subunit alpha, giving the protein MSTAAVDTAPRAVGLDPNRDPVNDFSIVAATVNGSGSQTANSTLIRALFKMGIPVNGKNLFPSNISGLPTWYTIRVSKDGYIARRDTTEVLIAFNQQTAAQDLAALPVGGVCLYPEDAKFERSRDDVTYYPLPVKKMIADLGVDKKLVDRVANMVYVGALAQLLGIEREAIREALSYYLGGKQKAVELNYNVVVASADWARDNLPKQDPFRVERMDKTEGLILIDGNTAAGIGALVGGMTVTAWYPITPATSLADALNEYAPKLRKDPKTDQPTYAIVQAEDEIAAIGMVLGAGWMGARAMTSTSGPGISLMTEFVGFGYFAEVPGVIWDVMRMGPSTGLPTRVSQGDVLKAYYLGHGDVRNICLLPGNVQECFEFGQTAFDLAERLQQPVLVLSDLDLGMNNWMTRPFEYPTTPLDRGKVLDAEQLKQMENWGRYKDVDGDGIPYRTLPGNENPMASYFTRGSGHNENAGYTERPDDWIKNMARLARKHETARTIVPKPVVDRREGAKVGIIGYGSTDPAIVEARDRLHSQLGLETSYMRLRALPLGEEVRQFVAEYDRVYVIELNSDGQMHKLLQLHTPEYATKLVSMAHNDGLPLTPRLVTDQINEMEQTR; this is encoded by the coding sequence ATGAGCACTGCTGCTGTTGATACAGCACCACGTGCCGTCGGGCTAGATCCCAATCGCGATCCGGTCAACGATTTTTCTATCGTGGCGGCAACCGTCAACGGTTCAGGTAGCCAGACGGCCAATAGTACGCTGATCCGCGCGCTCTTCAAGATGGGCATTCCCGTCAACGGTAAAAACCTCTTCCCATCGAATATCTCCGGCCTGCCCACGTGGTACACCATCCGCGTCAGCAAGGATGGCTACATCGCGCGGCGTGACACCACTGAGGTCTTAATTGCCTTCAATCAGCAGACGGCGGCGCAAGACCTCGCGGCGCTGCCGGTCGGCGGCGTCTGCCTGTATCCTGAGGACGCCAAGTTCGAGCGCAGCCGCGACGACGTGACCTATTATCCGCTGCCGGTCAAAAAGATGATCGCCGACCTGGGCGTCGACAAGAAGCTGGTCGATCGCGTGGCGAACATGGTCTATGTCGGCGCGCTGGCCCAGCTGCTCGGCATCGAGCGCGAGGCGATCCGCGAGGCGCTGAGCTACTACCTCGGCGGCAAGCAGAAGGCCGTCGAACTCAACTACAACGTGGTTGTCGCCTCCGCCGATTGGGCCAGAGATAACCTGCCCAAGCAAGATCCGTTTCGCGTCGAGCGCATGGACAAGACCGAGGGCCTGATCCTGATCGACGGCAACACGGCGGCGGGCATCGGCGCGCTGGTCGGCGGCATGACTGTCACCGCGTGGTATCCGATCACGCCTGCGACCAGCCTGGCCGATGCGCTGAACGAGTACGCGCCCAAGCTGCGGAAAGATCCCAAGACCGATCAGCCGACTTATGCGATCGTGCAGGCCGAAGATGAGATCGCCGCGATCGGTATGGTCCTCGGCGCGGGCTGGATGGGCGCGCGCGCGATGACCTCGACCTCCGGCCCCGGCATCTCGCTGATGACCGAGTTCGTCGGCTTTGGCTACTTCGCCGAGGTGCCCGGCGTGATCTGGGACGTGATGCGCATGGGGCCGAGCACCGGCCTGCCGACGCGCGTCTCGCAGGGCGATGTGCTCAAAGCCTACTACCTGGGCCACGGCGATGTGCGCAATATCTGTCTGCTGCCCGGCAACGTGCAGGAGTGCTTCGAGTTCGGTCAGACCGCCTTCGATCTGGCGGAGCGCTTGCAGCAGCCGGTGCTGGTGCTCAGCGATCTCGACCTGGGTATGAACAACTGGATGACCAGGCCGTTCGAGTATCCTACGACGCCGCTGGATCGCGGCAAGGTGCTCGACGCCGAGCAGTTGAAGCAGATGGAGAATTGGGGCCGCTACAAAGATGTCGACGGCGACGGCATTCCCTACCGCACGCTGCCCGGCAACGAAAACCCGATGGCCTCGTACTTCACGCGCGGCTCCGGCCACAATGAGAACGCGGGCTACACCGAGCGTCCCGACGATTGGATCAAGAACATGGCGCGTCTTGCCCGTAAGCACGAAACTGCCCGCACGATCGTGCCCAAGCCGGTCGTCGATCGCCGCGAGGGCGCGAAGGTCGGGATCATCGGCTACGGCAGCACCGATCCAGCGATCGTCGAGGCGCGCGACCGGCTGCACAGCCAGCTGGGCCTGGAGACGAGCTATATGCGCCTGCGCGCGCTGCCGCTCGGCGAGGAGGTCAGGCAGTTCGTCGCCGAGTACGATCGGGTCTATGTGATCGAGCTGAACAGCGATGGTCAGATGCACAAGCTGCTGCAACTGCACACGCCTGAGTACGCGACCAAGCTGGTTTCGATGGCGCATAATGACGGCCTGCCGCTGACGCCGCGCCTCGTCACCGATCAGATCAACGAAATGGAGCAAACACGATGA
- the cofC gene encoding 2-phospho-L-lactate guanylyltransferase — protein sequence MATVAIVPLRSLHDGKRRLSGELSSAERAALVQRLFLRAQRAIMAAAGVEQLCVVSPDPALLEWVAGEGALPLLQPDHGLNAGLEYARQTLLERRAWSSLLVVLPDLPLIDTADVGALLRLGERGTVVVASDRHGAGTNALLLQPPDSLPFSFGAHSLQRHTAAARSRGLVVREYAAPSMALDLDTADDLRMFEELAVAHSMAIRRGP from the coding sequence ATGGCGACGGTCGCGATCGTTCCGCTTAGGTCGCTGCACGACGGGAAGCGCCGTCTGAGCGGTGAGCTGTCGAGCGCGGAGCGCGCGGCGCTGGTGCAGCGTCTCTTCCTCCGCGCGCAGCGGGCGATCATGGCGGCAGCGGGCGTCGAGCAGCTTTGCGTCGTCAGCCCGGACCCGGCGCTGCTGGAGTGGGTGGCGGGCGAAGGGGCGCTGCCGCTGCTGCAACCCGATCACGGACTGAACGCCGGTCTGGAGTATGCGCGGCAGACGCTGCTTGAGCGGCGAGCCTGGTCGTCGCTGCTGGTGGTGCTGCCCGATCTGCCGCTGATCGACACGGCGGATGTCGGCGCGCTGCTGCGGCTGGGAGAGCGCGGAACGGTCGTCGTCGCGTCGGATCGGCATGGCGCTGGCACCAACGCGCTGCTGCTGCAACCGCCGGATAGCCTGCCGTTTTCTTTCGGGGCGCACAGCCTACAGCGGCATACAGCGGCGGCGCGCTCCCGTGGTCTTGTGGTGCGAGAGTATGCCGCGCCGAGCATGGCGCTCGACCTGGATACTGCCGATGATCTGCGCATGTTCGAGGAGCTGGCGGTCGCGCATTCGATGGCGATCCGTCGAGGCCCATAA